A DNA window from Limanda limanda chromosome 6, fLimLim1.1, whole genome shotgun sequence contains the following coding sequences:
- the akap1b gene encoding A kinase (PRKA) anchor protein 1b: protein MPLRFRAVVPYTLPGVLALIGWWWYISRKKERLISLGSPEEAPTDTGHRTSPAEGSNGLIEKGTVSPTNDTECPTHRPPKVTDKKSDPENISLNHVLDSKAAPLPELNSEEAASLLGRIRGEEVHNACVWTQPAFGKGDSLQVSLKDHKDPEKSSSLGSVTELEIHQLNDPASASEASVEEVVLPCRSNEVTSCPPTTANLSDAERPEPEGEVAKYHSTINAQDEIVVCAVTPAKVQRGIRSEADTLETPSAQDFHQPILTSTPAVTDLTSIASTIAQDSIPSSVSPGDIQIHSSSEEEQDLERLAAGLICGVISAATQEVLGVNTCQVTDNSQPSCSSSTPLASSRQHSQQEPITTPQQHHHLLTSCESRDATEKEQLGMTNGCSSAPVWETAEIRQRVHQTNTQTANWPTPSQEEAQSVPLLNTQLKGDEVAVLAEDSACSTCHSEDSISNEDLQNSMFDNQMDVIQVTDLSATEATQLRSLVETATDASVLDVTEENSVDGACEIKRLNGMGLRNGAHGTCEGETDQSGGSDVNSMDSMDSGCTMGTGESQSNHVAPSSSELIIWEIEVPKQLVGRLIGKQGRFVSFIKQNSGAKIYISTLPYTQDFQICHIEGTQQQVDKALSLIGKKFKDLDLTNLYAPPVAQLALPSLPMTSWLLLPSGVTVEVIVVNIVSAGHIFVQQHTHPTYHALRSLDQQMFLCYSQPGTPALPSPAEVGVICAAPAVEGAWWRAQVITFYKETNEVEIRYVDYGGYDRVKIDSLRQIRSDFVTLPFQGAEVLLDSIAPIPGEDRFSPEATAALEEMTRGVALLAQVSNYDNNTGLPLVHLWNMVGEEVISVNRTLAERGLGSWVEGF, encoded by the exons ATGCCGCTGAGGTTTCGCGCTGTTGTACCCTACACGCTTCCCGGAGTACTCGCACTTATCGGCTGGTGGTGGTACATCTCGCGGAAGAAAGAGCGCCTCATCAGTCTTGGGAGCCCAGAGGAGGCTCCGACTGACACAGGCCATCGAACATCTCCAGCAGAGGGTAGCAATGGTTTGATTGAAAAAGGCACTGTATCCCCAACAAATGACACAGAATGCCCAACCCACAGACCCCCAAAGGTCACTGACAAGAAAAGTGATCCTGAGAACATTTCCTTAAACCATGTCCTGGACAGCAAAGCAGCACCTTTACCAGAACTAAATTCTGAAGAAGCTGCCTCTCTTCTTGGCAGAATAAGGGGAGAGGAAGTCCATAATGCCTGTGTCTGGACGCAACCAGCATTCGGCAAAGGCGACAGCCTGCAGGTATCTTTGAAAGACCATAAAGACCCAGAGAAAAGCTCATCACTTGGTTCTGTAACAGAGTTGGAGATACACCAGCTCAATGATCCAGCCTCTGCTTCAGAAGCCTCGGTAGAAGAGGTGGTCTTGCCTTGCCGGTCTAATGAAGTCACCAGCTGCCCCCCCACAACAGCCAACCTGTCTGACGCAGAGAGGCCTGAGCCAGAGGGAGAAGTTGCAAAGTACCACAGCACTATCAATGCCCAAGATGAGATCGTTGTTTGTGCAGTCACCCCAGCCAAAGTGCAGAGAGGGATCCGATCAGAAGCTGACACTCTAGAGACGCCATCGGCGCAGGATTTTCATCAACCTATTCTAACGAGCACACCTGCAGTTACGGATCTGACCTCCATAGCCTCGACCATTGCACAAGACTCCATCCCCTCATCAGTGAGCCCAGGGGACATCCAGAtacacagcagcagtgaagaggagcaggatctGGAGCGCCTGGCAGCTGGACTCATATGTGGGGTCATTTCGGCCGCCACCCAGGAGGTCCTTGGTGTTAACACATGCCAGGTCACAGACAACAGCCagcccagctgcagcagcagcacaccaCTGGCTAGCAGCAGACAACACTCCCAACAGGAGCCAATCACAACTCCACAGCAGCACCACCATCTACTGACTAGCTGTGAGTCTCGAGATGCAACAGAGAAAGAACAGCTAGGAATGACTAATGGATGCTCCTCAGCTCCCGTATGGGAGACCGCAGAGATCAGGCAACGGGTTCATCAGACAAACACTCAGACAGCCAACTGGCCAACACCATCGCAGGAAGAAGCACAGAGTGTGCCACTGCTAAACACGCAACTGAAAGGTGATGAAGTAGCCGTGCTGGCCGAGGACTCAGCCTGCAGCACATGCCACTCTGAGGATAGCATCAGCAACGAGGACCTTCAGAACAGCATGTTCGATAACCAAATGGATGTTATCCAAGTTACAGACTTGTCAGCAACAGAAGCCACGCAGCTTCGGTCGCTGGTTGAGACTGCCACAGACGCATCAGTTTTGGACGTGACTGAAGAAAACTCTGTGGATGGTGCATGTGAAATAAAGAGACTCAACGGAATGGGCCTGAGGAATGGAGCTCATGGGACATGTGAGGGGGAGACGGACCAGTCGGGAG gCTCTGATGTGAATAGTATGGACTCGATGGACAGTGGCTGCACTATGGGTACTGGGGAAAGCCAGAGCAACCACGTTGCCCCCTCGAGCTCTGAGCTCATCATCTGGGAGATCGAGGTGCCAAAG CAACTTGTCGGGCGGTTAATCGGCAAGCAGGGAAGATTCGTCAGTTTCATCAAGCAAAACTCTGGTGCAAAGATCTACATCTCCACCCTGCCTTACACCCAGGACTTCCAGATCTGTCACATAGAGG gtacGCAGCAGCAGGTGGACAAAGCCCTGTCGTTGATTGGGAAGAAGTTCAAAGATCTGGATTTGACAAACCTATATGCACCTCCAGTGGCCCAACTTGCATTGCCATCACTTCCTATGACCTCCTGG CTCCTGCTCCCCAGTGGAGTGACAGTTGAAGTGATAGTGGTGAACATCGTGTCAGCCGGCCACATCTTTGTCCAGCAGCACACGCACCCCACCTACCACGCCCTGCGGAGCCTCGACCAGCAGATGTTCCTCTGCTACTCCCAGCCCGGCACCCCCGCCCTGCCCTCACCTGCTGAAG TTGGTGTGATCTGTGCAGCTCCGGCGGTGGAAGGCGCCTGGTGGAGAGCTCAGGTCATCACCTTCTATAAAGAAACCAACGAGGTGGAGATTAGATATGTGGATTACGGAGGCTACGACAGAGTGAAGATCGACTCACTACGACAAATAAG GTCTGATTTTGTAACCCTACCATTTCAAGGCGCAGAAGTGCTGCTCGACAGCATCGCCCCGATTCCAG GAGAGGATCGTTTTTCACCAGAGGCGACGGCGGCTTTGGAGGAGATGACCAGAGGAGTGGCGCTGCTTGCACAG GTATCGAACTATGACAACAACACAGGCCTCCCGCTGGTCCACCTGTGGAACATGGTCGGAGAGGAG GTGATTTCAGTGAACCGCACCCTGGCAGAGAGAGGCCTGGGTTCTTGGGTGGAGGGATTTTGA